The following coding sequences lie in one Anoplolepis gracilipes chromosome 4, ASM4749672v1, whole genome shotgun sequence genomic window:
- the LOC140665386 gene encoding uncharacterized protein isoform X1 produces the protein MITRHRRNDILFVILYLFVQVPDEIHAHGRLMDPPSRNAMWRFGYPNPVNYNDNELFCGGYAVHWEQNKGKCGVCGDAYHLSEPRPHEAGGEFAKGIIVRHYTVNQEIEVEVELTANHYGRFEMYLCPNDDPSREATQECFDSYPLYVSGTQDVRFEIPRDTGKKGIIRYMVTLPAFLTCSQCVVQWNYYTGKFYIIFLSPSRLNFSFCLIMPGNMWGTCENGTEAVGCGRPETFRNCADVRIVTSTGGVPPRFLYQNTIYQLYSIVPKFTSTPLARPLRVQVCEPTAAYRYRQNMSNWCQVNCIRIPSNCPPDVCHCLNTCDAIGDIANKTGADQYCLRRCMRYPSNCPTDRCNCY, from the exons ATGATTACGAGGCATCGACGAAACGACATCCTGttcgtaatattatatctcttcGTGCAA GTACCCGATGAGATCCACGCTCACGGAAGATTAATGGATCCGCCCTCGCGAAACGCAATGTGGAGGTTCGGCTATCCAAACCCTGTTAATTACAACGATAACGAGTTATTTTGCGGAGGATACGCAG TTCATTGGGAgcaaaataaaggaaaatgcGGGGTTTGCGGCGACGCGTATCATTTAAGCGAACCGCGTCCGCACGAGGCGGGCGGCGAGTTCGCCAAAGGCATCATCGTTAGACATTATACCGTGAACCAG GAAATTGAAGTGGAAGTCGAGCTAACGGCCAATCATTACGGAAGATTCGAGATGTATCTGTGCCCTAACGACGATCCATCGCGCGAGGCGACCCAAGAATGTTTCGACTC TTATCCTTTGTACGTGTCTGGGACACAAGACGTTCGATTCGAGATTCCACGCGACACAGGAAAAAAGGGAATAATCAGATATATGGTAACTTTACCGGCGTTTTTGACGTGTTCGCAATGCGTCGTGCAATGGAATTATTACACAggtaaattttacattatctttctttctccgtCGCGACttaatttctcattttgtCTAATTATGCCAGGCAATATGTGGGGTACATGCGAAAATGGCACGGAGGCTGTCGGATGCGGGAGACCGGAGACGTTCCGAAATTGCGCCGACGTAAGGATCGTCACCAGCACCGGTGGAGTACCGCCGCGATTTCTGTATCAAAATACTATTTATCAGCTGTATTCCATAGTCCCGAAATTCACGAGCACTCCGTTGGCACGGCCACTTAG GGTTCAAGTGTGCGAGCCAACCGCGGCTTATCGATACAGGCAAAATATGAGCAATTGGTGTCAAGTGAATTGTATACGTATCCCGTCAAACTGCCCGCCGGATGTCTGCCACTGTCT AAACACGTGCGACGCCATTGGAGATATCGCTAACAAAACCGGAGCGGATCAGTATTGCCTGAGACGTTGCATGCGCTATCCATCGAATTGTCCGACTGATCGCTGCAACTGTTATTGA
- the LOC140665386 gene encoding uncharacterized protein isoform X2 yields MITRHRRNDILFVILYLFVQVPDEIHAHGRLMDPPSRNAMWRFGYPNPVNYNDNELFCGGYAVHWEQNKGKCGVCGDAYHLSEPRPHEAGGEFAKGIIVRHYTVNQEIEVEVELTANHYGRFEMYLCPNDDPSREATQECFDSYPLYVSGTQDVRFEIPRDTGKKGIIRYMVTLPAFLTCSQCVVQWNYYTGNMWGTCENGTEAVGCGRPETFRNCADVRIVTSTGGVPPRFLYQNTIYQLYSIVPKFTSTPLARPLRVQVCEPTAAYRYRQNMSNWCQVNCIRIPSNCPPDVCHCLNTCDAIGDIANKTGADQYCLRRCMRYPSNCPTDRCNCY; encoded by the exons ATGATTACGAGGCATCGACGAAACGACATCCTGttcgtaatattatatctcttcGTGCAA GTACCCGATGAGATCCACGCTCACGGAAGATTAATGGATCCGCCCTCGCGAAACGCAATGTGGAGGTTCGGCTATCCAAACCCTGTTAATTACAACGATAACGAGTTATTTTGCGGAGGATACGCAG TTCATTGGGAgcaaaataaaggaaaatgcGGGGTTTGCGGCGACGCGTATCATTTAAGCGAACCGCGTCCGCACGAGGCGGGCGGCGAGTTCGCCAAAGGCATCATCGTTAGACATTATACCGTGAACCAG GAAATTGAAGTGGAAGTCGAGCTAACGGCCAATCATTACGGAAGATTCGAGATGTATCTGTGCCCTAACGACGATCCATCGCGCGAGGCGACCCAAGAATGTTTCGACTC TTATCCTTTGTACGTGTCTGGGACACAAGACGTTCGATTCGAGATTCCACGCGACACAGGAAAAAAGGGAATAATCAGATATATGGTAACTTTACCGGCGTTTTTGACGTGTTCGCAATGCGTCGTGCAATGGAATTATTACACAg GCAATATGTGGGGTACATGCGAAAATGGCACGGAGGCTGTCGGATGCGGGAGACCGGAGACGTTCCGAAATTGCGCCGACGTAAGGATCGTCACCAGCACCGGTGGAGTACCGCCGCGATTTCTGTATCAAAATACTATTTATCAGCTGTATTCCATAGTCCCGAAATTCACGAGCACTCCGTTGGCACGGCCACTTAG GGTTCAAGTGTGCGAGCCAACCGCGGCTTATCGATACAGGCAAAATATGAGCAATTGGTGTCAAGTGAATTGTATACGTATCCCGTCAAACTGCCCGCCGGATGTCTGCCACTGTCT AAACACGTGCGACGCCATTGGAGATATCGCTAACAAAACCGGAGCGGATCAGTATTGCCTGAGACGTTGCATGCGCTATCCATCGAATTGTCCGACTGATCGCTGCAACTGTTATTGA
- the LOC140665384 gene encoding 4-aminobutyrate aminotransferase, mitochondrial-like, whose product MIVNKCHRALNARTSLRQLLNGVTTTWNRCLTGSVSREPEGPVIMTEIPGPRSRSLIQELNAIQQASSVQFFADYEKSSGNYIMDVDGNALLDVYMQISSMPLGYNHPAMLEALADPVNQKIIANRPALGVFPGKDWPNRLRNILLNKEVAPSGLSHITTMMCGSCSNENAFKSIFIWYAEKQRQGKPFTKDEMESCMINQIPGSPRYSIMSFTGGFHGRTIACLSTTHSKYIHKIDVPAFDWPIASFPEYKYPLEENVRENQTEDKRCLAEVEELFEKYKKEKKVPVAGVIIEPIQSEGGDNHASPEFFQELQRITRKHGAALLIDEVQTGCGPTGKMWCHEHFNLDTPPDVVTFSKKMQLGGYYHWEDFKPKQSYRVFNTWMGDPSKLILLEAILKVIKKDNLLDRVVRVGDYMLKNLIDIQKDHSSVINAVRGRGTLIAFNCLSPEMRDTIMKKLAAKGIQVGGCGNQAVRLRPALTFAEHHADIFLDALRTVLNE is encoded by the exons ATGATCGTTAACAAGTGTCATCGTGCGCTGAATGCGCGGACCTCCCTTCGACAGCTGCTAAACG GTGTTACAACAACGTGGAATAGATGCTTAACCGGTTCAGTGTCGAGAGAACCAGAAGGGCCAGTAATTATGACGGAAATACCGGGTCCTCGGTCGCGAAGCTTGATACAAGAATTGAATGCGATACAA CAAGCATCTTCCGTACAATTCTTCGCAGACTATGAAAAATCCTCCggtaattatataatggatGTTGACGGGAACGCGTTGCTGGACGTTTATATGCAAATCTCGTCAATGCCTCTAGGGTACAATCATCCGGCGATGTTGGAGGCTCTCGCCGATCCCGTTAATCAA aaaattatagcaAACAGACCTGCGTTAGGTGTCTTTCCGGGAAAAGATTGGCCTAAcagattaagaaatattttgcttaaCAAGGAG GTTGCTCCATCCGGATTATCGCACATCACAACAATGATGTGCGGTTCTTGTTCTAATGAAAATGCTTTTAAAAGCATCTTCATTTGGTACGCTGAGAAACAAAGACAAGGAAAACCATTTACAAAAGACGAGATGGAATCATGCATGATAAATCAAATTCCTGGTTCACCGCGATACTCTATTATGTCCTTTACAG GTGGCTTTCATGGAAGAACCATTGCTTGTCTCTCAACGACTCAcagcaaatatatacacaaaatagaTGTACCCGCTTTCGACTGGCCCATCGCCTCTTTCccagaatataaatatccttTAGAAGAAAACGTCCGAGAGAATCAGACTGAAGATAAACGTTGCCTTGCAGAG GTcgaagaattatttgaaaagtacaaaaaggaaaagaaggtACCAGTGGCTGGTGTCATAATCGAACCTATTCAATCGGAAGGCGGCGACAATCACGCATCGCCGGAATTCTTTCAGGAACTTCAACGCATAACGCGAAAG cacGGAGCAGCGTTGCTTATCGACGAAGTCCAGACTGGTTGCGGGCCAACGGGAAAAATGTGGTGTCACGAACACTTCAATTTAGATACCCCACCAGACGTAGTGACATTCAGCAAGAAAATGCAATTAGGCGGTTATTATCATTGGGAGGATttcaa GCCGAAACAATCATATCGCGTGTTCAACACTTGGATGGGTGATCCAAGTAAACTGATACTGCTTGAAGCGATCTTGAAAGTCATTAAGAAGGACAATCTCTTGGACAGGGTCGTGCGCGTTGGCGATTATATGCTgaagaatttaattgatatacaaAAGGACCATTCCAGTGTCATCAATGCAGTGCGTGGACGTGGGACTCTGATAGCATTTAATTGTCTCTCACCTGAAATGCGAGACACCATAATGAAAAAACTTGCAGCTAAAG GTATTCAGGTAGGTGGATGTGGTAATCAAGCTGTGCGACTGAGGCCTGCGTTAACTTTCGCAGAGCATCAtgctgatatatttttggatgCACTTCGTACTGTACTAAATGAATAA